A genomic stretch from Aneurinibacillus sp. REN35 includes:
- the fdhF gene encoding formate dehydrogenase subunit alpha, producing the protein MATETKNLHREGESFIPTHCSYCGMQCGMNIRVNDHTGEVVGIEPRYEWPVNQGRLCPKGVTAYQQVEHPDRILRPLIKKNGKFVESSWEEAYDVIERKFKEIQEKYGKDALSVYGGVSMTNEKCYLVGKYARVGLQTKHIDYNGRYCMSSAAGGFNATLGMDRGSTLPWPDLMHSDCFFLSGSNTAECHPTSITWFWRGRDRGAKLIVADPRETPTARIADVHLDLRPGTDSALANGIAHILVKEGYVDEEYVAQRVNGYEELKQTLEQFTPEYTSQLTGVAKEKIIKAAHIYGQAQKSVVMFARGAEQQRKGVDNVGCYTNLALLRGQIGKFASGVATFTGQGNGQGGREHGQKADLLPGYRKLTDPEAIKYVSSVWGIDPAEMPGPGVSAYEMLDSIHHGTVRAMHVICSNPAVSSPNAEHVWKALEKLEFLVVNDFFLSETAEFADVVLPATTWAEDEGTTTNTEGRVIKINRIRKPLGESKTDWVIMKEIAERMGRGKYFQYENAEQIFNELRVASKGGKADYYGITYEKIEKNQGVFWPCPDVDHPGTPYMYEESFPTPDGKANFRVVEWQEAGEIQSKEFPEILTTGRVVFHYLSGNQTRRIDFLMEKCPEPYAEMHPEMASKYNLQDGEEVELETRRTKMKLKVRLTKAIRKDTVFVPYHWGKELSINQLTNPCLDPVSRMPEFKVCAVRLRKS; encoded by the coding sequence ATGGCAACTGAAACGAAAAACCTCCACCGCGAAGGTGAAAGCTTTATACCGACACACTGCTCGTACTGCGGCATGCAGTGCGGAATGAATATCCGCGTCAATGATCATACAGGTGAAGTTGTAGGGATTGAACCGCGCTATGAATGGCCGGTAAACCAAGGTCGCCTTTGTCCGAAAGGGGTTACCGCCTACCAACAGGTAGAGCATCCGGACCGGATTTTGCGCCCGCTCATTAAAAAGAACGGAAAGTTCGTTGAGTCTTCTTGGGAGGAAGCGTATGACGTAATCGAACGCAAATTTAAAGAAATTCAGGAGAAATATGGAAAGGACGCTCTCAGCGTGTATGGCGGCGTATCCATGACAAATGAAAAGTGCTACCTGGTCGGCAAATATGCCCGCGTCGGTCTGCAGACAAAGCACATTGACTATAACGGCCGGTACTGTATGTCCTCCGCGGCAGGCGGATTCAACGCGACGCTCGGCATGGACCGCGGCTCAACGCTGCCATGGCCGGACCTGATGCATTCGGATTGCTTCTTTTTATCCGGTTCCAATACAGCCGAGTGCCATCCGACCAGCATTACTTGGTTCTGGCGCGGACGGGACCGCGGTGCGAAGCTGATTGTCGCTGACCCGCGTGAGACGCCGACCGCCCGCATTGCAGACGTACATCTCGATCTGCGTCCGGGTACGGATTCAGCTCTTGCAAATGGTATTGCTCACATCCTAGTCAAAGAAGGCTATGTGGATGAGGAATATGTAGCGCAGCGTGTGAATGGCTACGAAGAATTAAAGCAAACGCTGGAACAGTTTACACCTGAATACACGTCGCAGTTGACCGGCGTTGCCAAAGAAAAAATCATAAAAGCCGCCCATATTTATGGTCAGGCACAAAAATCGGTCGTGATGTTTGCCCGCGGTGCCGAGCAGCAGCGCAAAGGCGTAGATAATGTAGGCTGCTATACCAACCTGGCACTTCTGCGCGGTCAAATCGGAAAATTCGCCAGCGGTGTTGCCACCTTTACCGGACAAGGAAATGGACAGGGCGGTCGGGAACACGGACAAAAGGCTGACCTGCTGCCGGGCTACCGGAAGCTTACAGATCCGGAAGCGATCAAATACGTATCGAGTGTATGGGGCATCGACCCTGCTGAAATGCCTGGACCGGGCGTATCCGCCTATGAAATGCTTGATTCCATTCATCACGGTACCGTGCGCGCGATGCACGTGATCTGCAGCAACCCGGCGGTGTCATCACCGAATGCGGAGCATGTGTGGAAGGCGTTAGAGAAGCTTGAATTCTTAGTGGTCAATGACTTCTTCTTATCAGAAACAGCCGAGTTTGCCGATGTCGTTCTTCCGGCAACAACGTGGGCAGAAGATGAAGGAACGACAACCAATACGGAAGGCCGTGTTATTAAAATCAATCGAATTCGCAAACCGCTTGGTGAATCGAAGACAGATTGGGTAATTATGAAAGAAATAGCAGAACGTATGGGAAGAGGGAAGTACTTCCAATACGAAAATGCAGAGCAGATTTTCAATGAGCTTCGTGTCGCATCCAAAGGCGGCAAAGCCGATTACTACGGCATTACGTATGAGAAAATCGAGAAAAATCAAGGTGTATTCTGGCCTTGCCCAGATGTAGACCATCCAGGAACACCGTATATGTACGAGGAATCGTTCCCGACACCGGATGGTAAAGCCAACTTCCGTGTGGTCGAATGGCAGGAAGCCGGAGAAATTCAAAGCAAGGAATTCCCGGAAATTCTAACCACAGGTCGTGTTGTGTTCCATTACCTGTCAGGCAACCAGACTCGACGCATTGACTTCTTGATGGAGAAATGCCCAGAGCCATACGCAGAGATGCACCCAGAGATGGCTAGCAAGTATAACCTGCAGGACGGGGAAGAGGTCGAACTAGAGACGCGCCGCACCAAAATGAAACTTAAAGTTCGCTTAACGAAAGCGATTCGTAAAGATACCGTATTTGTTCCGTACCATTGGGGTAAAGAGCTGTCCATTAATCAGTTAACGAACCCGTGTCTTGATCCCGTTTCCCGCATGCCTGAGTTTAAAGTGTGCGCGGTACGCCTGAGAAAATCTTGA
- a CDS encoding MFS transporter, whose product MNTFSLEKSFYSRASMYSFIIVLVLFLTMFLGTNQFKHIDLALSGYMVASIVCFIGLAFRIVAFTMRPATRRVDRRSRKNLKDKTRKKRSAKAIAMTLFENIVLQKFIFKRGLYRGIQHFLVAYGCLGSFAITFGLVFGWFHFELVDPSHYAVSVLGLKPFVMHVEGWLAFMIYNGLNWTAAMCLIGISMMFYRRIKDRDLQVTQRFEFDLVPLFIILAVTVTGLALTVSAVLFHGTLYMTISMIHQLTVITLLIYFPFGKLFHFPLRPLATAVPLNYQVGEDIPVHNCKRCGTPYAAQEQIEDVVSILKDNSFDLELEDGSYLAEYCWDCRRKMRAMRQMNMISPRTKNPYEPIDTNTGISMPGFSKKKV is encoded by the coding sequence ATGAACACTTTTTCGCTTGAGAAATCATTTTACTCTCGTGCAAGCATGTATTCGTTCATTATCGTACTGGTTTTGTTTTTAACGATGTTCCTTGGCACGAATCAGTTTAAACATATTGACCTGGCGCTTTCGGGCTACATGGTCGCTTCGATTGTCTGCTTCATCGGCCTCGCTTTCCGGATTGTCGCTTTCACCATGCGTCCGGCAACCCGGCGGGTGGATAGACGAAGCCGCAAAAATTTAAAAGATAAGACACGCAAGAAACGCTCCGCCAAAGCGATTGCAATGACACTGTTTGAAAACATTGTGCTGCAAAAGTTCATTTTCAAGCGCGGACTGTACCGCGGCATTCAGCACTTCTTGGTCGCATATGGCTGTCTTGGTTCATTCGCCATTACATTCGGTCTCGTGTTCGGGTGGTTCCACTTTGAACTGGTCGATCCAAGTCACTATGCAGTCTCGGTTCTCGGCTTGAAGCCATTCGTGATGCATGTGGAAGGCTGGCTTGCTTTCATGATTTACAACGGTCTGAACTGGACCGCAGCGATGTGCCTGATCGGCATATCCATGATGTTTTACCGCCGGATTAAGGATCGGGATCTGCAGGTTACACAGCGTTTTGAATTCGATCTCGTGCCGCTGTTCATCATTTTAGCAGTCACCGTTACAGGTCTTGCACTTACGGTCAGCGCGGTTCTGTTCCACGGCACGTTATATATGACAATCTCGATGATTCATCAGCTTACGGTCATTACATTACTTATTTACTTTCCGTTCGGGAAGCTGTTCCACTTCCCGCTGCGTCCACTGGCAACGGCCGTTCCGCTCAATTATCAGGTAGGGGAGGACATACCGGTGCACAACTGCAAACGCTGCGGCACACCGTACGCCGCTCAGGAGCAAATTGAGGATGTCGTCAGCATTCTAAAAGACAACAGCTTCGATCTCGAGCTTGAGGATGGAAGCTATCTCGCCGAATACTGCTGGGATTGCCGCCGCAAGATGCGGGCGATGCGCCAGATGAATATGATAAGTCCTCGTACGAAAAATCCGTACGAACCGATTGATACGAATACAGGCATTTCAATGCCGGGCTTTAGCAAAAAGAAAGTCTAG
- a CDS encoding aminotransferase-like domain-containing protein has product MKYAFAQRTRNFESSAVRDILKVVGQGNIISFAGGLPDDDLFPLGAVEEAYKRVFEEGKHTMQYGLTEGFTPLREALADRMAVRKQVRMDAENILLTTGSQQAIDLFARIMLNPGDIVLTEDPTYLAALQVFQSYEAQVVPVASDAHGMLPEDLEEKMKLHLPKFVYVVPTFSNPRGTVWSNERRKELLRLAKKYNVVIFEDDPYGEIQFDETANYTPIAALDNGETVLYTSTFSKTVVPALRTGWVMGPEQIIRMMAQAKQAADLHSSSIDQQALYHLLRNFDLDTHIAGLRVVYKERMQVMLNQLQRPNLPGLEYVVPQGGMFFWVALHESINTKDLLPKAVENGVAYVPGAPFYVNEPKYNTFRLNYTHSVPEKIEYGMSQLVRVLEEAYATISTDKAMA; this is encoded by the coding sequence ATGAAGTATGCATTTGCACAACGAACACGAAATTTCGAATCATCAGCGGTACGGGATATTCTCAAGGTGGTTGGTCAAGGGAATATCATTTCGTTCGCCGGGGGATTGCCCGACGATGATTTGTTTCCTCTTGGCGCAGTAGAGGAAGCGTACAAGCGGGTGTTTGAAGAGGGCAAGCATACGATGCAGTATGGATTGACCGAAGGCTTCACTCCGCTGCGCGAAGCGCTGGCGGACCGGATGGCTGTACGTAAGCAGGTACGGATGGACGCAGAGAATATTCTGCTGACAACCGGCTCGCAGCAGGCGATTGATTTATTCGCCCGTATTATGCTGAATCCGGGAGATATTGTACTTACGGAAGATCCTACATACCTAGCGGCGTTGCAGGTATTCCAATCCTATGAAGCTCAGGTTGTGCCCGTAGCATCGGACGCGCACGGTATGTTACCGGAAGACCTGGAAGAGAAGATGAAGTTACACCTCCCTAAATTCGTTTATGTGGTACCGACATTCTCAAATCCGCGTGGTACCGTGTGGTCAAACGAACGTCGGAAGGAATTACTGCGGCTTGCTAAGAAGTACAATGTGGTAATTTTTGAAGATGACCCGTATGGAGAAATCCAATTTGATGAGACAGCAAACTATACGCCGATCGCGGCGTTGGATAATGGAGAAACCGTTCTGTATACCAGTACATTCTCGAAAACCGTAGTACCGGCACTGCGGACCGGTTGGGTTATGGGTCCTGAGCAAATCATCCGTATGATGGCCCAGGCGAAGCAGGCAGCGGATCTTCATTCAAGCTCCATTGACCAGCAGGCATTATATCATCTGCTGCGCAATTTTGATCTGGACACACATATCGCAGGGTTGCGTGTGGTCTATAAAGAAAGAATGCAGGTTATGCTCAATCAATTGCAGCGTCCTAATCTGCCGGGTCTTGAATATGTTGTTCCACAGGGCGGTATGTTTTTCTGGGTAGCGCTGCACGAGAGCATTAACACGAAGGATCTGCTTCCAAAAGCGGTGGAAAACGGTGTAGCGTATGTACCGGGTGCTCCATTCTATGTAAATGAACCGAAATACAATACGTTCCGTCTGAACTATACGCACTCTGTACCCGAGAAGATCGAATATGGTATGAGCCAATTGGTACGTGTGCTTGAAGAAGCCTATGCCACTATCTCAACAGATAAAGCGATGGCATAA
- a CDS encoding isoprenylcysteine carboxyl methyltransferase family protein, protein MLIFYVVFVLLLTQRLLELRVAKRNQAWLEKRGGIEIGAGHYPLMVLLHAGFFISLWIEAAWRGYPLSAGWPLIGAVLLIVQIIRYWAIVSLGPYWNTRIIFVPGADVVQRGPYRFLRHPNYTVVVLEIALFPLLFQAYSTCVLFSLLNAFMLRHRIRVEERGLAEYTDYTATMGRVSRFIPKVPEEK, encoded by the coding sequence ATGCTTATATTTTACGTTGTATTTGTTCTTTTACTCACACAGCGCTTACTTGAACTTCGTGTGGCTAAGCGCAATCAAGCATGGCTGGAGAAAAGGGGCGGGATCGAGATCGGCGCAGGACATTATCCGTTAATGGTTCTGCTGCATGCAGGTTTTTTTATTAGCTTATGGATAGAAGCTGCCTGGCGCGGCTATCCGTTATCTGCCGGATGGCCGCTGATCGGGGCTGTGCTGCTCATCGTACAGATCATCCGCTACTGGGCGATTGTGTCGCTCGGTCCGTACTGGAATACCCGCATTATTTTTGTTCCGGGCGCTGACGTAGTACAGCGCGGTCCGTATCGCTTTTTACGGCATCCGAACTATACCGTGGTCGTATTGGAAATTGCCTTGTTTCCGCTGCTGTTTCAAGCGTATAGCACCTGCGTCCTGTTCAGTTTGCTGAACGCTTTCATGCTGCGCCACCGCATTCGTGTCGAGGAGCGGGGACTTGCGGAATACACAGATTATACAGCGACGATGGGACGTGTCTCCCGGTTCATTCCAAAAGTTCCTGAAGAAAAATAA
- a CDS encoding type III polyketide synthase, protein MARITAVGTAVPPHILRQDEIREFARRLFANSFRDIDRLLPIFQNGQVDTRHFCVPLEWFGISHSFAEKNALFQEWAVRLSVEAVKHCLAQSKVKASEIDHILFVTTTGIATPSIDSRIMNALNMNPHTKRTPIWGLGCAGGAAGLSRAKDYVTAYPSERVLLVAVECCGLTFQHEDRSKSNLVATSLFADGAAAVLVEGNECSSAQGVGIEMIDTMSTLWQDTPDVMGWEVNEYGLKVIFSRDIPTLVDQLFRPNMEAFLARHHMVGRDIRHFITHPGGKKVIEAYAEMVRVDLAYFSHALDILRRFGNMSSVTVLFVLQAFLQQGLAPDEYGVITALGPGFSSELLLVKG, encoded by the coding sequence GTGGCCCGAATTACTGCTGTAGGAACTGCCGTACCTCCCCATATTTTACGACAGGATGAGATTCGCGAATTTGCACGCCGTCTGTTTGCGAATTCATTTCGCGATATTGATCGGCTGCTGCCCATTTTTCAGAATGGACAGGTCGACACCCGCCATTTTTGTGTACCGCTTGAATGGTTTGGGATCTCTCATTCATTTGCCGAAAAAAATGCGTTGTTTCAAGAATGGGCTGTACGGTTGAGTGTAGAAGCTGTAAAACATTGCCTTGCACAGAGCAAAGTAAAAGCTTCCGAGATTGATCATATTCTGTTTGTTACAACTACCGGCATTGCTACCCCAAGCATTGACTCCCGCATTATGAATGCCTTGAATATGAATCCCCATACGAAACGCACCCCGATCTGGGGATTAGGATGTGCCGGAGGAGCTGCTGGGCTTTCTCGCGCAAAGGACTACGTGACAGCCTATCCGAGTGAGCGCGTACTGCTTGTTGCAGTTGAATGCTGTGGGCTGACATTTCAACATGAAGATCGTTCAAAAAGCAATCTTGTCGCCACGTCGTTATTTGCTGACGGGGCAGCGGCTGTGCTTGTGGAAGGAAACGAATGCTCTTCTGCCCAAGGTGTAGGGATTGAGATGATAGATACAATGAGCACATTATGGCAGGACACACCGGATGTAATGGGGTGGGAGGTTAATGAATACGGATTGAAAGTGATTTTCTCCCGTGATATACCCACGCTTGTAGATCAGCTTTTTCGACCGAATATGGAGGCATTTCTTGCCCGTCATCACATGGTAGGGCGTGACATCAGGCACTTCATTACCCATCCAGGCGGTAAAAAGGTGATAGAAGCTTATGCTGAGATGGTACGCGTCGATCTTGCTTATTTTTCCCATGCGCTAGATATCCTACGTCGATTTGGTAACATGTCGTCCGTTACTGTATTGTTTGTGCTGCAAGCATTCTTACAGCAGGGGCTTGCACCGGATGAATACGGCGTAATAACGGCATTAGGTCCCGGCTTCAGCTCGGAGCTGCTGCTGGTAAAGGGGTGA
- a CDS encoding cation:proton antiporter, which translates to MLFFFELVVILLSTKLAGDISVRAGQPAVLGKLIIGIIIGPAVLGWIDSSLLIDELSTIGVLLLMFMAGLETDIKELNRNRNAALAVAIGGIILPFAGGYLMGQSIGFAQEHAIFLGLLLCATSVSISVQTLRDLGKMNTRESTTILGAAVVDDVLVVVLLAFVMSVLGSGDVSLGAVIGKKILFFGTTILIGWKLIPWIMRILAPLKVTESVISAALIVCFSFAYYAELLGIAGIIGAFAAGIAISQTEYKEEVEHKLEPIAYAIFVPVFFVSIGMEVSFAGIGSQLWFIVLLTIIAVITKMIGSGIGARMTGFSRRSSLAIGSGMVSRGEVALIIAAIGLEAKLLAPEYFTSVVIVVILTTIITPPLLKMFFAEPSSSSKKALD; encoded by the coding sequence ATGCTGTTTTTCTTTGAACTGGTTGTTATTCTACTAAGCACAAAACTTGCCGGAGATATCAGCGTCAGGGCCGGACAGCCAGCCGTACTCGGTAAGCTCATCATCGGTATTATTATCGGTCCTGCCGTACTTGGATGGATTGACAGTTCGCTGCTAATTGATGAATTAAGCACAATCGGCGTACTACTGCTTATGTTTATGGCTGGACTTGAAACAGATATAAAGGAATTGAATCGCAATCGGAATGCAGCACTAGCTGTAGCGATTGGTGGAATTATACTTCCATTTGCCGGCGGCTACCTAATGGGGCAATCAATCGGATTTGCGCAAGAGCATGCCATCTTTTTAGGACTTCTATTATGTGCAACCTCTGTCAGCATCTCGGTGCAAACGCTGCGTGATTTAGGCAAGATGAATACACGCGAGAGTACAACCATTCTAGGGGCGGCAGTGGTTGATGACGTATTGGTCGTTGTGCTTCTGGCTTTTGTCATGAGTGTATTAGGCAGCGGAGATGTGAGTCTGGGTGCTGTAATCGGCAAAAAAATCCTCTTCTTTGGTACAACTATTCTTATTGGATGGAAACTAATTCCGTGGATCATGCGCATCTTAGCTCCCCTTAAAGTAACCGAGTCAGTCATCAGCGCGGCACTGATTGTATGTTTTTCGTTCGCATACTACGCAGAGCTTCTTGGAATTGCGGGAATTATCGGGGCGTTTGCGGCAGGCATTGCCATTTCCCAGACTGAATACAAAGAGGAGGTTGAACACAAGCTTGAGCCGATTGCCTATGCTATATTTGTTCCGGTTTTTTTCGTCAGCATCGGCATGGAAGTTTCTTTTGCGGGTATTGGAAGCCAGTTGTGGTTTATCGTGCTTCTAACGATTATTGCCGTCATTACGAAAATGATTGGCTCTGGAATTGGCGCTCGAATGACCGGCTTTTCGCGGCGTTCCTCGCTTGCGATTGGCTCGGGTATGGTATCACGCGGAGAGGTAGCGCTTATCATTGCAGCGATTGGCCTAGAAGCGAAATTGCTGGCCCCTGAATATTTTACTTCGGTCGTGATCGTTGTCATTCTAACTACGATTATTACTCCGCCGCTTCTAAAAATGTTTTTTGCTGAACCATCTTCTTCATCAAAAAAGGCGCTTGATTAG
- the arr gene encoding NAD(+)--rifampin ADP-ribosyltransferase: MDDKKNILDPGPFFHGTKAELKIGDLLEALHLSNYQDKKSNHIYFTATLDAAKWGAELAKSKSKERIYVVEPLGDFENDPNVTDKKFPGNPTRSYRSKSPLKIVAELSSWERHSDEEINHMLTSLKKLREQGKNVIYD, encoded by the coding sequence ATGGATGACAAAAAAAATATCTTGGATCCCGGACCGTTCTTTCATGGTACTAAAGCAGAACTGAAAATTGGAGACCTGCTTGAAGCATTGCACTTATCCAATTATCAGGACAAAAAATCTAACCATATATATTTTACTGCAACATTAGACGCTGCTAAATGGGGTGCTGAATTAGCGAAATCTAAATCAAAAGAGAGAATTTATGTCGTAGAACCATTAGGCGATTTTGAAAATGATCCGAACGTAACTGACAAAAAATTCCCTGGAAATCCAACACGTTCTTATAGGTCTAAATCTCCTTTGAAAATAGTAGCTGAATTAAGTTCATGGGAAAGACATTCCGATGAAGAAATAAATCATATGCTTACATCTCTAAAAAAGTTAAGGGAACAAGGAAAAAACGTAATATACGATTGA
- a CDS encoding tyrosine-type recombinase/integrase yields MKFRFSYHDEYEKYLAEQMRADLTIQSYMMEMTIFFAWLGRVHPHMELHSIGYSTVTQFVEEELAAGRQISTVNKKISALKSYFHFLWLKGVIGLDPCAKLKRRPDVKEEQAFYLTDEEIDFLFDTIKHNAASKNNEALYWRNMALVTVFLFGGLRIQEASNVLWNEIVWQDGSAIIGISLGSIRRTVLTEEEARYLRAHRTQAEDTPFVFTSRQGERMSPRSMQFILTTLGKKSGLHLHAQKLRNTFVVHKLLRGYSVDEVADMLGIEQLILPDHIMEEVQTGR; encoded by the coding sequence ATGAAATTTCGCTTCAGTTACCATGATGAGTATGAAAAATATTTGGCAGAGCAGATGCGGGCGGATCTTACCATTCAATCGTATATGATGGAGATGACCATTTTTTTTGCCTGGCTTGGTCGCGTTCATCCACATATGGAGCTGCACAGCATCGGCTATTCAACCGTAACACAATTTGTTGAAGAGGAATTGGCAGCCGGTAGGCAAATTTCGACGGTGAATAAAAAAATCTCTGCTTTGAAATCGTATTTTCATTTCTTATGGCTGAAAGGTGTCATCGGACTTGATCCGTGTGCCAAATTAAAGCGCCGTCCTGATGTGAAGGAAGAGCAGGCGTTTTATTTGACGGATGAAGAAATTGATTTCCTGTTTGATACGATCAAGCATAATGCCGCTTCGAAAAATAATGAAGCCCTATATTGGCGCAATATGGCCCTTGTCACGGTATTTCTTTTTGGCGGTCTGCGAATTCAAGAGGCGTCGAATGTACTGTGGAATGAAATCGTCTGGCAGGATGGCAGCGCAATTATCGGTATTTCCTTAGGCAGTATAAGGCGAACTGTGCTTACGGAAGAGGAGGCTCGTTACCTGCGTGCTCATCGTACGCAAGCCGAAGACACACCGTTTGTCTTCACCTCCCGTCAGGGGGAGAGAATGAGTCCGCGCAGCATGCAGTTTATTCTTACTACGCTGGGGAAGAAGTCGGGCTTGCATCTGCATGCGCAAAAGCTGCGTAATACATTCGTTGTCCATAAGCTGCTGCGGGGCTATAGTGTGGATGAGGTAGCGGATATGCTAGGCATTGAGCAGTTGATTTTGCCGGATCATATTATGGAGGAAGTGCAGACGGGACGATAA
- a CDS encoding guanylate kinase: MYELQAHEKIFVFTGPYGAGRKTVADMVGETLSMQRVIPYTTRARRSVEVDGQDYHFVSEEQFAIMGANDEFIETLDLDNIRYGIKEDDIEHYLQRKGFIYLILNHYGAEILKRHYGDRVIRICIHTDPDSIIKKQQARGYSDEVIDRHLRYFKEEIAYKENCEHAFANNDLAHTVFAVSETIEPYLGRNLMPDYQ; encoded by the coding sequence ATGTATGAATTGCAGGCACATGAGAAGATCTTCGTTTTTACGGGTCCCTATGGCGCAGGACGCAAGACAGTCGCGGACATGGTAGGCGAGACACTGAGCATGCAGCGAGTCATCCCTTATACTACCCGAGCGCGGCGCTCAGTTGAAGTAGACGGACAGGATTACCACTTCGTCTCGGAAGAACAGTTTGCAATCATGGGAGCGAATGACGAATTCATCGAGACGCTCGACCTTGATAACATCCGCTATGGCATCAAAGAAGACGACATTGAGCATTATTTACAACGCAAGGGCTTCATTTATCTGATTTTGAATCACTATGGAGCAGAAATACTGAAGCGGCACTACGGAGATAGAGTCATTCGCATCTGTATTCACACGGACCCTGATTCCATTATAAAAAAACAGCAAGCGCGCGGATACTCTGATGAAGTTATCGATCGCCACTTACGATACTTTAAAGAAGAAATCGCTTACAAAGAAAATTGTGAGCACGCATTTGCCAATAATGATTTGGCGCATACCGTATTTGCTGTATCAGAGACAATTGAACCGTATCTAGGGCGCAATCTTATGCCGGACTACCAATAA
- a CDS encoding NCS2 family permease produces the protein MQQMMDRRFHLRGNKTTAKKEIVAGTVSFFTIVYIIAVNSSILAEAGIPIEAGMIATILTAFTGCVLMGLSANAPIVLVPGMGINALFSYTLVQGMGLTWQEALAAVVLSGLLFGVVAFTSLSALITRAIPQSLKEAITVGIGLFLAFIGLQKGGIVVSSATTFVALGDFGSAPVLLTLASLILTLVLFVKNVPGHFLVGIFFGTALAALFGQLDLARMGGTDLSFSGYAAVFGAMSFDKVTSVVFWVATFSMALVVVFENIGLIGGQLRMVGKPEAFDRALRTNALSVIACGVFGTSPTVATVESAAGITAGGRTGLTAVTTGLLFLFSLFFIPFLTVIPDSAIAPVLIIIGGLMIQSVQNINLQDFSEGFPAFLIIALIPLTYSIVDGIAFGFIAYPLLKLALGRAKEVGLPLYIIAALFVLNFVLHAIGA, from the coding sequence ATGCAGCAGATGATGGATAGACGCTTTCATCTAAGAGGGAACAAAACGACAGCCAAAAAAGAAATCGTGGCGGGTACGGTTTCCTTTTTTACGATTGTCTATATTATTGCCGTTAATTCATCCATTCTTGCTGAGGCCGGAATCCCTATTGAAGCGGGAATGATCGCGACCATTTTAACCGCCTTTACAGGTTGTGTATTAATGGGTCTTAGTGCAAATGCCCCCATTGTGCTCGTTCCCGGCATGGGCATTAACGCTTTGTTCTCCTACACGCTAGTACAAGGGATGGGCCTTACATGGCAGGAAGCACTGGCAGCAGTTGTACTCTCCGGTCTCTTATTTGGCGTTGTGGCGTTTACTTCGCTGTCCGCTTTGATTACACGGGCAATTCCGCAATCGCTTAAGGAGGCCATAACAGTTGGGATTGGATTGTTTCTTGCCTTCATTGGTCTGCAAAAAGGGGGAATTGTCGTATCGAGTGCGACGACATTTGTAGCATTGGGGGATTTCGGAAGTGCGCCTGTGCTGTTAACGCTGGCTTCACTCATACTTACGCTTGTGCTGTTTGTCAAAAACGTTCCGGGCCACTTTCTTGTAGGTATTTTCTTTGGCACGGCACTGGCGGCGTTGTTTGGGCAGCTCGATCTGGCACGGATGGGTGGTACCGACTTGTCGTTTTCCGGGTATGCGGCTGTGTTTGGTGCGATGTCATTTGATAAGGTGACGTCGGTAGTGTTTTGGGTGGCTACATTCTCAATGGCACTTGTGGTTGTATTTGAGAATATTGGGCTTATTGGCGGGCAGTTACGTATGGTGGGCAAGCCAGAGGCATTCGATCGCGCGCTGCGAACCAATGCGCTCTCCGTGATCGCCTGTGGAGTATTTGGAACAAGCCCAACCGTTGCTACAGTAGAGAGTGCAGCCGGGATTACAGCAGGCGGCAGAACAGGTCTTACAGCAGTGACGACCGGATTGTTGTTTTTGTTCTCCCTGTTTTTTATTCCATTCCTCACCGTCATCCCGGATAGTGCGATTGCGCCTGTGCTGATTATCATTGGGGGATTAATGATTCAGAGCGTACAGAACATTAATCTGCAGGATTTCTCCGAGGGATTTCCTGCATTTCTTATTATCGCGCTCATTCCGCTCACGTATAGTATTGTAGATGGGATCGCCTTTGGATTTATTGCATATCCGCTGCTTAAGCTCGCTCTTGGCAGGGCAAAGGAAGTTGGACTGCCTTTGTATATTATTGCTGCCTTGTTTGTGCTTAACTTTGTGCTGCATGCGATTGGAGCATAG